From the Ignavibacteriales bacterium genome, the window AATGTAGATATTCAATGTTCACATAAACTGCCAAAAAAAGAATTGCCAGCAAGAACGTGATGTAATTGTATATTCTAATCGCCTTCATAACAATAAATTAGTATTTACAAGTAATATTTACAAATAATTTTAGCCATGACCTAAGAATGTGTGGTTGAATTATTATATAGGGTTTTTTATTGTATTTTAATCATTCTACTCCTATATTTGCCTTAAATAATTAATAATTACGCAATATGCCCGAAACTCTTCTCGAAGTCAATAATCTCAAGAAATACTTTCCCATAAAAAAAGGTTTATTCTCAAAAACGATCGGTTATGTCAAAGCAGTGGATGATATAACCTTTTCCATTAATAAAGGGGAAACACTCGGACTCGTTGGTGAATCGGGATGTGGAAAGACGACCGTAGGCAGAAGCTTATTGAGGCTTATCGAGCCAACGGGTGGGGAAGTTAAGTTTGAGGGGAAAGATGTTACGGCAATGAATTCCCATGAGTTGAAATCTCTTCGTAAAGAGATGCAGATAATATTCCAGGATCCGTATTCATCGCTCAATCCGCGTATAACGGTAGGCGGTATGCTGATGGAGATATTGAAGTTCCATAAGATAGCCGAGGGAGAGGCGGCAGAGAAACGTGTGGAAGAATTGCTCGAGCGTGTCGGGCTTCGTCCTTTCCATGCTAAGAGATACCCGCATGAGTTCTCCGGCGGACAGAGACAGCGTATCGGTATCGCACGCGCTTTATCGGTAGAGCCGAAGTTTATTGTTTGTGACGAGCCGGTTTCGGCGCTCGACGTGTCAATTCAATCACAGATTCTGAATCTTCTGATGGACCTTCAGAGGGAGATGAACCTTACATACCTTTTTATATCACATGACCTTTCCGTTGTAGAGCATATTTCCGATAGGGTTGCAATTATGTATCTTGGTAAGATAGTAGAGTTTGCCAACGTGGAGGACATTTACAAAGATCCAAAACATCCATATACCGAGGCGCTTCTATCGGCAGTGCCCATACCTGATCCGGATAATAAGTCAAAGCGTATAATTCTTACAGGTGATATACCTTCGCCGGCTAATGTCCCGTCCGGGTGTTATTTTCATCCGCGCTGTCCGAAGGCGTTTGCCGATTGTCCAAGGATCGTACCGGAGCTGGAAGGGAAGGGAGAGCATAAGGTCAGATGTCTGCTCTATCCTGAATCATATCCGCACAGCAAGACAGAAGCCGCGTAAACGGAACATCCTTTTACTTTATCCAGTTTAAAAGTAAAAATTCCACCAATGAAAAATTTAATACCTTTTTCGGTTTTTTTTATCCTTTTACTAAGCAGTCTTTCTTATGCTCAATGTGATACAAGTTTTACTGTTAGCATAAAGCCCGGTGCTGAATTCGATTTCTGTATAAAAAAGGACGGAGATATTATCAGCGAAATAAGTTATAAAGTACGTACAGAAGCTAATACATTAACAACTCCTCCTAAAATTGAATTTACCGAAGATGATTATGTACATTATCTGGAATTTGAAGATTATAACTTCGACGGCTACCTCGACATGTATGCTCACGACCCTTGTATGATACTTGGTAACTGTTTTGGTAAAGTATATCTATTCAAAAACGCTGAATTTGTTCACGAGCCTCAACTCGACGATCTCACCACAGTAACTCCGGACCCAAATACCAAAACAATTTTCTCATCGAACCGGAGCGCGGCAGGTGCACTTTTTACTAATGAGACATTCAAGTGGGAGGGCGATAAGCTAATTCTCATAAAGCGAGTCTCACAGGATTATGCTCCCGGTTATGACAGCCAGATGTTTCTATATAAAGTCGAGGAAAGGGATGCTGACGGAAATATGGTTGTCACGAAGCAGGAATATGTACAGGAGCCATATCTAGAATAATAAGGGCTCAATAGAATTATACCTATGAGCCCATAATTGTATTTCACGCGGCTATTTGGGCTTTACTTGTCTGAGAACTAAAGTTCTCTTTCTTTTCTTCAATGCTCTCTCCGAGGCTTAATGGACCCGAACCAAAGTATGACACTATCAGGGCTCCGCCCATTATCGAGATATTCTTCATAAACATCACCATTTGCATTTGTCTTGCCATCGGGTCGCTTATCGTCCAGAAATTATGCATAGTGAATGTAACCGGGATCAGGAATAAAACTACCAGCCATGCTCCTAATTTTGCTTTGTAACCTGTCATTATACTTAAAGCTCCCAGAGCGGCAATTATTCCCGAAAAGGGTACTGCTATATTAGCCAGGGGGACTCCGCTTGCAGCCGCGTATTCGATCGATTGGCTTGAAAAGTGCGACATTAGTGTCATTAAAAATATTAGTGAGAAAAGTATTCTTCCTGTTAACAATGTGAATTTCATTTTTCGTGTTCCTTATTTTAAAGGTCGTTTTAAAAAAAGATGCATTCGGCCGTGCATTGTTTATATATACAAACTTAAGTATATTTAGTATACTTTAGCAACTAGTTACCTAAAGTATACTACTATACTTTAGTATACCATTAAACGTAAATTATGATAAAACAAATAAAATCCTCAAAGGTAAATCCCGATGTAAGTTCGGTAGAATGCAAAAAGCAGTTACTTCCGGTCAGAGATTCGCTGGACATCCTCAACGGGAAATGGAAACTTCCGATAATAATCGCGCTGAGTTTCGGGAGAAAACGGTTTAAGGTTATAGAGAGAGAAGTCAAGGGAATCACTGCAAAAATGCTCTCAAAAGAGCTGAAAGACCTCGAAATGAATAAGCTCGTAAAGCGTACTGTATATGATACAAAGCCTGTTACTGTAGAATATGAGCTTACCGAATACGGAAAGACGCTAGATGATGTAATCGACGCCTTACGGGATTGGGGAGTTAAGCACAGGAATAAAATACTGGGAAAGCCTAAAAAATGATGATTTTTCACCCTGTTTGAAACTAATTTAATGCCAATTTCGTTACCCTGAGTAGAGAATAATAACCTTATATTCGGAACGATCAATGACGTATAAATTGCTGTTTTTCCTCTTAATAAGTGCATTTCTCTCATTCCCCGGTGCAACAACCCAGGCACAGGACTCAACTATTGTAGATGATGGTGTTATCGAAGGTACGATAGTAGATGAAAACGGTAAGCCACTTCCCGGTATAACGGTTAAAGCCGAAAGTAAAAGTGAATCTTTCGAGCGTGTATCCGACAGCGAAGGTAAATTCACATTTGCCATCCCTGCCGGTAGTTATATGATCACAGTAGAAAATCCGAATTACATTTTTTATGAGATATCCGATTATTATGTCGTTTCGGGGGAATCCCATGAGATCAAGATAACACTTCTTAACAGGACAGAATTTGTTACCGAATCGATCGACGTAGAGGGAAAATTCAAGCAATCACAGGATGACCTTCGCACGAGTTTAATTAACATATCGCCGACGACAGTGAAGGTACTTCCCGGTTCAGTGGAGGATGTAATGCGCTCATTACAGTCTCTTCCCGGTGTAACCGCTCCGAACGATTTCACCGCACAGCTTGTGATACGTGGTTCGGGTCCCGACCAGAACCTTATTATTATGGATGATGTAGAGATATTTAACCCATACCGTCTTTATGGTCTGGTAAGTATGTTCAACCCGGAAACACTCTCGGATATTAATTTAATAACCGGCGGATTCCCGGCAATGTATGGCGACAGGCTCTCTGCTGTTCTGGATGTAACAAACAGAGAAGGAGCAAGGGACAAGAACATAAGGGTAATGAGTAACGTTAATATTGCCAACGCGAACATTGTTCTTGAGGGTAAGACACCATTCAATATTCCCGGCTCATGGATAGTATCTACACGCAGAACTTATTATGATCTTATTGTTGGCCCGTTTGCGCGAAACGCCGGATTGATCACAGAAGATTCATCATTCCCTTCATTCAAAGACCTGCAGGCGCGTCTGACATTAGGACCATTTAAAAAGCATAAATTCTTCCTTAACGGGATATTTTCACAGGACGGTGTGGATATAATCTCAGGTAAAGACCGTACCCGTCCGGACAGCATCGACGTGAATGACGTAACGAACAATAATGTAGTGTCTGCATCATGGCATTATATCCCTAATGACGATTTTATTTCACGCACTACTGCCTCATGGTATAAGAACTCCGGTCAAAATGAATTCGTAGGCGACATACTCGACCCGCTTATTAATAGGGAAGGTCTCGGTCCGGAGCAGGTAGACAGCCTCCGTCAGATCGGCGCACTGCTAGGATTAAAATTTAATTCACGTTATGATTTTATAAAATACTCGATTGGAAACAGGTCTGTCCTCCTGGATAAGAAAAACGATAATAGATATGAATTCGGAGCAGGATTTGACGTTATAAAAACGGATCTCTTTTACCAGCTTGATTTCGATGATCAGTGGAAGTCGTTCATAAGCTCTATTCCGACTGCAAGGGCATTGCAGGATGAATTTAGTATAGAGGGTGTTTATAACTTCCGCGCAAGTACATATGCTTCGGCAAGGTTCAGTGTGGGAGATAAGTTCTGGTACCAGCCTTCAGGACGTGTTGATTATTATTCTTACCTGCAGAGACCGTATTTTTCGCCAAGGTTAAATTTGGGTTATGCTGTAGACCCGCTTACGACCGTCAGGACCTCGGTAGGGCTGTATTATCAGTCGCCCGGGTACGAGAAGCTCGTCGATGGGCGTGTTTTCTATAATCTCACTGATATTGACGGAAAGACACTTAAAGCCGAAGAGTCCATTCATTATGTGCTTGGTATCGACCGCTGGCTTAATAACGAATGGCAGGCAAGGCTCGAGGGATATTATAAGAAGTTTAGCCACCTCATAGAGCAGGAGAGGCTGACTGGGTATGAATATGTATGGACGCTTGCCGATCCAAGTAATACAGACCCGGCTTATGTCGGAGACCCGGATAACTGGATTCGTTCCAATTCAAAGATAGCTTACGATTCTCTGACTACTATCCCGGTTAATTCGGGAAGCGGTAATTCCGTCGGGTTCGAGTTCAGTCTGGAGAAGAAGTACAATAATCCTAATACAAAATTCTACGGGTGGATCAATTACTCGTTCTCCGTTTCTAAGAGGGACAGGGGAGACGGTGTAGTTATCCCGTTCCGTTTCGACCGCACGCACGCGTTGAACATCGTATTGAACTATCGTGTGAACTCATGGCTCGAGCTTGGAGCGAGGTGGCAGTACGCGACGAACTTCCCCGAAACTCCTCCCACAGGTATACAGCCGCGCGTTGTGAATGACTCGCTAGTTGTAAATCCTTTAACGGGAAGAGTGATATTCAACCTGGATTACGGCGACGCATCGAATATATATTCCGAACGCAGACCGGATTATCATAGGCTGGATATACGCGCTTCTGCTTTTGCTAAGTTCTGGAACACAGACTGGACCTTCTATCTCGACGTTATCAACGTCTATAACCGAACGAACGTGCTTGGATATGATTATTACCTCGATGGTGATTACCAGATCCACAGGGACGTGAGGGGTATGATACCGATACTGCCGACAATCGGGGTCAATGCACGGTTTTAATCGATGTAACCTTTTTTAGTTAATTCTTCGTTTATTTTGATTTGCTCAGTTTTATATTTAGTCGCACCTGATGCAAACGCTACAAGTAAAACAACTAAAGCTAAAAAAGCTCTTCCGATATCTGCTATAAAACTTCTTTTAAAGTAGATATTCATAATTATAGCATATGCTATGGGTACAATGATCACAAGTGCTATAAGGAATTGATAAAGCAAACGCTTTAGTTTGTACTTTTTCCTTAATCTTAGTAAGCCGTCAATGTTAATATCTTTGTATGCGTCTTTCTCAGAGTCCGGAAATACAGTTTTTGGGTTGAATTTTGGTAGCATGGTGGTGTTTCATAATATTCTATATTTTATATGGTAAATTCGGGGATTTGTTTCAATCAATCCGCAATGAGTTTCTACTCCGTATCTTCTTATAGGTCTTCAACCTCATCAGGTAGTAGGTGAGGTTAGGTTCTTCCCAAAAAAAGTTAAAAATTACCTCATTTTACCCAATCCCTGCATTGTAAATATTTGGCAAAATAGCTAATTTGCATAAATATATAAACAATAGAGGTTGAAGATCTGCGTGTTCGCTTCCGGAAGCGGGACAAATTTTAAAGCGATATTAGAGAGCAGGAAACAGGGAGAAATAGAATCGGACGTAGGGTTATTAATTACAAATAATTCTTCGTGCGGGGCTGCGGAGATTGCAAGAGAAGAAGGTATAGAGGTTGTACACATCAGCAGGAAAGTCTTTCCGGACCTATCCTCACAAGATTATTCGAATCTGTTTATATCAGCATTAGAGAAAAACGAAACGGACCTCATCGTTCTGGCAGGTTACATGAAGATGCTTCCCGAAGAAGTTGTTAAGAAGTATTCGAACCGTATTATAAACATTCATCCTGCACTGCTTCCAAAATACGGAGGGAAGGGAATGTACGGCATCAACGTTCACAAGGCGGTGATAGAAAACGATGAGAGGGAGACGGGCGTGAGCGTTCATTACGTTAATGAAAATTATGATGAGGGCGAGATCATTTACCAGGAGAGAGTGCCTGTGAATGAAAACGAAACGCCGGAGAGTTTGATGGAGAGAATGAAAGAAGTGGAGCACAGAGTTTATCCGAAAGTGATCAAAAATTTAGAATCAAACAAACATAGATCCTGAATCAAGTTCAGGATGACAAAAGAAGGAATAAAATTGGTAAAACGGGCTATAATCAGTGTTTATGATAAAGACGGAGTGGTAGAGTTCGCGCGGGAATTGGCAGGAATGGACATACAGTTAGTTTCGACAGGGGGTACGCATAAGTTACTTAAGGAGAACGGTATAGAGGTTATATCAGTGGAGGATGTGACGCACTTCCCGGAAATAATGGACGGGCGAGTGAAGACCCTGAACCCGATGATATTCGGGGGGATACTTGCCGATAGGGACAAGCCCTCACACATGCAGCAGGCTGAGAGAGAAAAGATATTCCCGATAGACCTTGTGGTGTGCAGTCTGTATCCTTTCGAGGAGACGATCGCAAAGGAAGGTGTCACTGAAGCGGAAGCGATCGAGCAGATTGACATCGGCGGTGTTACTCTCATCAGGGCGGCGGCGAAGAATTTCAAACACGTAAACGTAATAACGGATAAATCCCAGTACGCGGGTTACATCGGGGAACTAAAAAACACGAATAATAATATCGGTGTCGATTACTCAAGGAAACTTGCATACGAGGCGTTCGAGATCATTACGAATTATGATGATGCTATCGCGGATTATTTTTACGAGATGTCGGGCGAGGATGATGAAGACAGCGTGATCTCTCATAGCAGGGTATTCGATGAGGATGTGGAAGACGTTGTATTGGAGCTGGATGATAAGAAAGTTCTGCGCTACGGCGAAAATCCTCACCAGAGGGCAGTACTATTCAGGGATAATTTCGACGATATATTCGAGATCCTGCATGGTAAGGAGCTGTCCTATAACAATATCCTGGATATAGACGCGGCGTTTAACTTCATGTATGAGTTCAAAGACTCAGGTCCGGCATGTATAATAATAAAGCACGGAAATCCGTCCGGTGTGGCTCTTGGTTCGACGAATAAGGAAGCATACGAGCGTGCATTTGCAACGGATACAAAGTCACCGTTCGGTGGGATAATAATTTTTAATAAGAAGCTGGATAAGGCGGCGGCGGAGGAAGTGGATAAGATATTTACTGAGATAATACTTGCCCCGGATTATGACGACGACGCGCTGGAATTTCTCAAAGGGAAAAAGAACAGGCGGTTGCTGAAGTTCGATTGGGATAGGGATGATTTCGAAGTGAGGAAGGTAGCAGGCGGTATTCTTTACCAGGAGAAGGACAGTAAGGCTGTTACAAAGGGCGAGTTAAAAACTGTAACGGAAAAGAAACCAACGGATGACGAAATTGACGACATGCTGTTTGCATTCAAGGTGGTGAAGCACACTAAGTCGAACGCGGTGGTTTTCGTGAAGAACAAGCAGACTCTTGCCATCGGATGCGGACAGCCTTCGAGGATAGATTCCACTAACATTGCGATAATGAAGTCGAAAGAGTTCGGACACGATCTGCATGGAAGTGTCGCGGCGTCGGACGCATTCTTTCCGTTTCCGGACGGGCTGGAAGCGCTGGCAGATGCCGGTGCAACAGCAGTTATACAGCCGGGCGGTTCGGTAAAGGATGAGGACGTGATAGCGGCGGCTAATTCAAAGGGTATTGCGATGGTATTCACTGGAGTCAGGCATTTCAAACATTAAGAAAGTAGTTTTAAAATTTTAAATACTGTAAGGAAACAGAAACATGGGTTTATTCGGGATGTTCTCAAATGACATAGCTATCGACCTGGGAACGGCAAACACCCTGATATATATGAAGGGAAAGGGGATTGTTCTCAACGAACCATCGATAGTTACTTTTGATGTTGGTACAAGAAAAATTGTTGCGATAGGAGATGAGTCAAAGAAGATGATGGGCAGGGTTCACAAAGAGCTTAACACAATACGTCCAATGAAGGACGGTGTTATCGCGGATTTTGAGATCGCAGAGGGTATGCTTAGATTGTTCATTAAGCAGATCAGCTCTAACTGGATGCCGGCAAGAAGGATCGTTGTCTGTGTTCCAAGCGGTATAACTGAAGTCGAGAAACGAGCAGTGCGCGATACTGCCGAGCACGCCGGCGCAAAGGAAGTTTACCTTATCTCCGAGCCTATGGCGGCGGCAATTGGTATTGGACTGGATGTATTTGCTCCTTACGGTAATATGATAGTGGATATTGGCGGGGGTACAACAGAGATAGCCGTCATTGCATTATCTGGAATCACGAATGGTGTTTCTATACGTGTTGCCGGAGATGAATTAACGGAATCAGTTGTGCGTTACTTCCGAGCAAATCACAACATACTAATCGGTGAGAGAACAGCAGAAGAAATCAAATGTCAGGTGGGTTCAGTAATGCCTCTGAAGGAAGAGGTCATCATCGAAGTAAAAGGACGAGACCTTGTTGCGGGTGTGCCTAAAGTTACTGAAGTAAGCTCGATCGAGATAAGAGAAGCTCTTAATGCTCCCGTTACACAAATGGTCGAAGCCATTAAGGTAGCAATGGAGAAGACAGCACCTGAACTTGCGGCTGACATACTCGATAGAGGTATATTCCTGACGGGTGGCGGAGCACTGCTTAAAGGATTGGATGAAAGGATCAGGACTGAAACCGGTGTACCGGTGCATATCGCGGAGGATCCTCTCACAGCTGTTGCAAGAGGAACAGGGAAAGTACTGGAAGACCTCGATAAGTACAGAAAGGTAATGATTAAAAGGTAATAAAGTTGTTCAGTTTTAAATTAGCTGTAAAATTATTTTCCTCAGTATGATGTTACTGAAGTAAAGTAGAAAAAAGATTCATGAGAAAGTTTGGGGAAATAATATTATCTATAAAAGAGTATCTAATACTCACACTCCTTGTTGTTTTATCCTTAGTAATGCTATTCTCAAACGATAACACGCAGATCCGTTTTCTCCGGGCTGTCGCGATAGGTTTTTTCGGGACGATCCAGAGCGGAGTTTCTGCTATCCCGAACGTCTTCGAGCTTGAGAGCGAGAACCAATTCCTCCGTGAAAAGAATATAAAGCTGGCAAACGAAGTGGCATCACTCAAAGAAGCGCGTCTTGAAAACATTCGACTTACAAAGCTCCTGCAATTGAAAGAAATAACAGGTGCGGATGTGGTGAGCGCCAGTATAGTTAATAAGAGCGTTGTTAAGAAGAGAAATACGATAACTCTGAACGTTGGTGAAGACGACGGTGTGAAACTGAACATGCCTGTAATTACAGATGACGGTCTTGTGGGTAAGATTGTAGCGACCAGTAAGAATTATTCGATAGCACAGATATTATTTAATAATGATCTAAAGGTAACAGTGAAAGGACAGAGGAGCAGAGTAGATGGAATTCTGACATATGATGGTGTGGAGAATCTTATTGTTACGAATGTTCCCAAAAGCGCTGATGTTAATGCCGGTGATATAATCGTAACGTCAGAATATAGTAATACATTTCCGGCGGGTATCCCGGTTGGAGTAGTACGGGAAGCAGGAAATCTGGACAATCTCTTCAAAAAGCTTTTAATCACTCCTTCGGTGGA encodes:
- a CDS encoding dipeptide ABC transporter ATP-binding protein; protein product: MPETLLEVNNLKKYFPIKKGLFSKTIGYVKAVDDITFSINKGETLGLVGESGCGKTTVGRSLLRLIEPTGGEVKFEGKDVTAMNSHELKSLRKEMQIIFQDPYSSLNPRITVGGMLMEILKFHKIAEGEAAEKRVEELLERVGLRPFHAKRYPHEFSGGQRQRIGIARALSVEPKFIVCDEPVSALDVSIQSQILNLLMDLQREMNLTYLFISHDLSVVEHISDRVAIMYLGKIVEFANVEDIYKDPKHPYTEALLSAVPIPDPDNKSKRIILTGDIPSPANVPSGCYFHPRCPKAFADCPRIVPELEGKGEHKVRCLLYPESYPHSKTEAA
- a CDS encoding DoxX family protein, translated to MKFTLLTGRILFSLIFLMTLMSHFSSQSIEYAAASGVPLANIAVPFSGIIAALGALSIMTGYKAKLGAWLVVLFLIPVTFTMHNFWTISDPMARQMQMVMFMKNISIMGGALIVSYFGSGPLSLGESIEEKKENFSSQTSKAQIAA
- the mreC gene encoding rod shape-determining protein MreC — its product is MRKFGEIILSIKEYLILTLLVVLSLVMLFSNDNTQIRFLRAVAIGFFGTIQSGVSAIPNVFELESENQFLREKNIKLANEVASLKEARLENIRLTKLLQLKEITGADVVSASIVNKSVVKKRNTITLNVGEDDGVKLNMPVITDDGLVGKIVATSKNYSIAQILFNNDLKVTVKGQRSRVDGILTYDGVENLIVTNVPKSADVNAGDIIVTSEYSNTFPAGIPVGVVREAGNLDNLFKKLLITPSVDFGVLEEVFVLKYLPNEERKNLEELYNKQETP
- the purH gene encoding bifunctional phosphoribosylaminoimidazolecarboxamide formyltransferase/IMP cyclohydrolase, translating into MTKEGIKLVKRAIISVYDKDGVVEFARELAGMDIQLVSTGGTHKLLKENGIEVISVEDVTHFPEIMDGRVKTLNPMIFGGILADRDKPSHMQQAEREKIFPIDLVVCSLYPFEETIAKEGVTEAEAIEQIDIGGVTLIRAAAKNFKHVNVITDKSQYAGYIGELKNTNNNIGVDYSRKLAYEAFEIITNYDDAIADYFYEMSGEDDEDSVISHSRVFDEDVEDVVLELDDKKVLRYGENPHQRAVLFRDNFDDIFEILHGKELSYNNILDIDAAFNFMYEFKDSGPACIIIKHGNPSGVALGSTNKEAYERAFATDTKSPFGGIIIFNKKLDKAAAEEVDKIFTEIILAPDYDDDALEFLKGKKNRRLLKFDWDRDDFEVRKVAGGILYQEKDSKAVTKGELKTVTEKKPTDDEIDDMLFAFKVVKHTKSNAVVFVKNKQTLAIGCGQPSRIDSTNIAIMKSKEFGHDLHGSVAASDAFFPFPDGLEALADAGATAVIQPGGSVKDEDVIAAANSKGIAMVFTGVRHFKH
- a CDS encoding rod shape-determining protein, yielding MGLFGMFSNDIAIDLGTANTLIYMKGKGIVLNEPSIVTFDVGTRKIVAIGDESKKMMGRVHKELNTIRPMKDGVIADFEIAEGMLRLFIKQISSNWMPARRIVVCVPSGITEVEKRAVRDTAEHAGAKEVYLISEPMAAAIGIGLDVFAPYGNMIVDIGGGTTEIAVIALSGITNGVSIRVAGDELTESVVRYFRANHNILIGERTAEEIKCQVGSVMPLKEEVIIEVKGRDLVAGVPKVTEVSSIEIREALNAPVTQMVEAIKVAMEKTAPELAADILDRGIFLTGGGALLKGLDERIRTETGVPVHIAEDPLTAVARGTGKVLEDLDKYRKVMIKR
- a CDS encoding TonB-dependent receptor gives rise to the protein MTYKLLFFLLISAFLSFPGATTQAQDSTIVDDGVIEGTIVDENGKPLPGITVKAESKSESFERVSDSEGKFTFAIPAGSYMITVENPNYIFYEISDYYVVSGESHEIKITLLNRTEFVTESIDVEGKFKQSQDDLRTSLINISPTTVKVLPGSVEDVMRSLQSLPGVTAPNDFTAQLVIRGSGPDQNLIIMDDVEIFNPYRLYGLVSMFNPETLSDINLITGGFPAMYGDRLSAVLDVTNREGARDKNIRVMSNVNIANANIVLEGKTPFNIPGSWIVSTRRTYYDLIVGPFARNAGLITEDSSFPSFKDLQARLTLGPFKKHKFFLNGIFSQDGVDIISGKDRTRPDSIDVNDVTNNNVVSASWHYIPNDDFISRTTASWYKNSGQNEFVGDILDPLINREGLGPEQVDSLRQIGALLGLKFNSRYDFIKYSIGNRSVLLDKKNDNRYEFGAGFDVIKTDLFYQLDFDDQWKSFISSIPTARALQDEFSIEGVYNFRASTYASARFSVGDKFWYQPSGRVDYYSYLQRPYFSPRLNLGYAVDPLTTVRTSVGLYYQSPGYEKLVDGRVFYNLTDIDGKTLKAEESIHYVLGIDRWLNNEWQARLEGYYKKFSHLIEQERLTGYEYVWTLADPSNTDPAYVGDPDNWIRSNSKIAYDSLTTIPVNSGSGNSVGFEFSLEKKYNNPNTKFYGWINYSFSVSKRDRGDGVVIPFRFDRTHALNIVLNYRVNSWLELGARWQYATNFPETPPTGIQPRVVNDSLVVNPLTGRVIFNLDYGDASNIYSERRPDYHRLDIRASAFAKFWNTDWTFYLDVINVYNRTNVLGYDYYLDGDYQIHRDVRGMIPILPTIGVNARF
- a CDS encoding helix-turn-helix transcriptional regulator; its protein translation is MIKQIKSSKVNPDVSSVECKKQLLPVRDSLDILNGKWKLPIIIALSFGRKRFKVIEREVKGITAKMLSKELKDLEMNKLVKRTVYDTKPVTVEYELTEYGKTLDDVIDALRDWGVKHRNKILGKPKK
- the purN gene encoding phosphoribosylglycinamide formyltransferase; this translates as MKICVFASGSGTNFKAILESRKQGEIESDVGLLITNNSSCGAAEIAREEGIEVVHISRKVFPDLSSQDYSNLFISALEKNETDLIVLAGYMKMLPEEVVKKYSNRIINIHPALLPKYGGKGMYGINVHKAVIENDERETGVSVHYVNENYDEGEIIYQERVPVNENETPESLMERMKEVEHRVYPKVIKNLESNKHRS